One Spinacia oleracea cultivar Varoflay chromosome 4, BTI_SOV_V1, whole genome shotgun sequence DNA segment encodes these proteins:
- the LOC110801735 gene encoding uncharacterized protein: MEATGENLTFLRKIRPPSFEEAGLEDCALPPESIKEAFFKAASVVGSRAATVFAGDNDEVDGGCISDPWIEKPAPSDALVGIEPEIRPPGACAIGKGGGFGGNGEPASDVMVASGEGGKDGGDCLDGLRGLEIKDKNDEGDNEEQDEKKPTLVEGYFLNP, from the coding sequence ATGGAGGCCACAGGTGAAAACCTCACCTTCCTACGAAAAATCCGTCCACCAAGCTTCGAGGAAGCCGGGTTAGAAGACTGCGCGTTACCTCCAGAATCCATCAAAGAAGCCTTCTTCAAAGCAGCCTCCGTCGTTGGCTCCCGCGCCGCCACTGTTTTCGCCGGCGACAATGACGAGGTTGATGGCGGATGTATCAGTGATCCTTGGATAGAAAAACCTGCGCCGTCGGATGCGTTGGTGGGGATCGAACCTGAGATTAGACCTCCGGGAGCCTGCGCTATCGGAAAGGGCGGCGGTTTTGGTGGAAATGGTGAGCCGGCGAGTGATGTGATGGTGGCTAGCGGAGAGGGCGGCAAAGATGGTGGAGATTGTCTGGATGGGTTAAGGGGGTTGGAGATTAAGGACAAGAATGATGAAGGAGATAATGAGGAACAAGATGAGAAGAAACCAACTTTAGTTGAGGGATATTTCTTGAAtccttaa